A portion of the Streptomyces sp. YPW6 genome contains these proteins:
- a CDS encoding tetratricopeptide repeat protein, which yields MPEPVRLLAVVLCTATRIEPELVRAVRIEVRPDLGVSAEAALWFGTWSLRSSARYMALDRNLLGPLREMLRAELARSADDALVREAGNVIFRVHERHLSPTLALEEQVTWAAVRADAGLGPREADADIDRLLERVLRAAVEVPARRESLRRWFAGAWQRFPDRVRQTPAALELFAVLGGEESRGRGGTAGQGRGAHLDGVEDVILAVRHDGAHLTVGDPRWPAQGIHVPDTQPRVLEVASGIETWREAERLRVPRGGRMTLPVSHVPVFVRNARGTVYEVGAHGVSDVLAYAARSTAGSPHRGLLGSRVAELRDDDALAFGIAPRLLIRYVGARAAADPGRWVQKDLVPRVARASDIVLPLFLQDASRDNGLVVVSGGPSSGRTRAAWEALRQALGDWWVWAPPLIGRSRAVVDAVADDRIGSHTVLWLDDLDRMLIGDAGEDLARALLKVLDDPAVAPVLMLATAEPSLAAGKAWGPAARVLIARASFVQAATGKQGRAVPPGDAVSAVCERVVARAAAAEPGHRIETSGLLPERLEHFTGRARALERLHALLADRTVKRGMVAVLTGLPGSGKTALAVEAVFQARERGWFPGGVLWIDAAEQPFTAAVLLRALGVRASAVEAMLPGEAWLMCSALMHQVTAAGVRPALLVLDGVVPGDDAPLSRLAPGLSVLLTTRSQVPFTAELITVGPLSAEEAVSLLIRTVPAGPERDGPSDSPPTGLVALSDRCGRLPLALEAAASMLGTDPAPSVPALVLALDRAPVRADVFPPGRDSVRSALDWSYRRLSPREASGFRLLGLVPGGSFSAVAVLILTGSPPNRLLDRLTGLHLLQRSARDEGRWSINSLIQQHAADLYRQHAGRDERREALNRLMGYYEQWAREADAWTREADAWAREADAWARAAPRTQRIVFSSRQQAVAWMEEERESLVAAVDVCLREGLTQTGQAIALALSEFLTQTRQFDDLLRVMEAVLRAPEAEEADRYTRTAALNNFAVAMATTGDFEAAVTALQDTGSLSGETGDRSPVLALMLGNLGATLMVGRRYRDAVRVLTGAAERFTEIGDHAGLIQVLSNLGSALLEQGEVRDALACLERARLESWRARLSTHDQAVLLSTLGAAQLRDGRTEEGLATLDMAAFHAGRMGEVGGQGTVLERLGRAMLENHRFDEAGALFSRARDLYRKLGDPRSEARAGNNLGLALLESRQDVEGLHELERARDIHLSVGDALSAAQCLNNIGNALRRQGRHEEAIRTLNKAVGELREVGDERALAEALLNLGLSSVDAGETENAHAVLLDSAAVHQSLGDITSRAQALHALGRMAYNRKDPLALEYLRAATEAFRHGRDGPGLVDSLLLLSDLLNATGRQEQAQAALTEALRAESALERDVSARTGERGSAAAAADQEAAEGA from the coding sequence ATGCCCGAGCCGGTCAGACTGCTGGCCGTGGTGCTGTGCACGGCGACCCGCATCGAGCCGGAGCTGGTACGGGCGGTCCGCATCGAGGTGCGCCCCGATCTGGGAGTCTCCGCCGAGGCGGCGCTGTGGTTCGGGACCTGGTCGCTGCGCAGCAGCGCGCGGTACATGGCCCTGGACCGGAATCTGCTGGGCCCTCTGCGGGAGATGCTGCGGGCGGAGCTGGCCCGGAGCGCCGACGACGCCCTGGTGCGCGAAGCGGGCAACGTCATCTTCCGGGTCCACGAGAGACACCTCTCGCCGACCCTGGCCCTGGAGGAGCAGGTGACGTGGGCGGCCGTCCGCGCCGACGCCGGCCTCGGGCCGCGGGAGGCCGACGCCGACATCGACCGGCTCCTCGAACGCGTCCTCCGCGCGGCCGTGGAGGTCCCGGCCCGCCGGGAGTCCCTGCGCCGCTGGTTCGCGGGCGCGTGGCAGCGCTTTCCCGACCGGGTCCGGCAGACTCCCGCCGCCTTGGAGCTCTTCGCCGTCCTGGGGGGCGAAGAGTCCCGTGGCCGAGGGGGAACCGCCGGTCAGGGACGGGGCGCGCATCTCGACGGGGTCGAGGACGTGATCCTGGCGGTACGGCACGACGGCGCGCATCTGACGGTCGGCGACCCCCGGTGGCCGGCCCAGGGCATCCACGTTCCGGACACGCAGCCGCGCGTCCTGGAGGTCGCTTCCGGTATCGAGACGTGGCGCGAGGCGGAGAGGCTCCGTGTCCCGCGCGGCGGGCGGATGACGCTGCCCGTCTCCCACGTACCGGTCTTCGTGCGCAATGCCCGGGGCACGGTGTACGAGGTGGGTGCTCACGGGGTGTCCGACGTGCTGGCGTACGCCGCGCGGAGCACGGCCGGTTCTCCGCACCGCGGCCTTCTGGGATCCCGGGTGGCGGAGCTGCGTGACGACGACGCGCTGGCGTTCGGCATCGCGCCGCGTCTGCTCATCCGGTACGTCGGAGCCAGGGCCGCCGCGGATCCGGGCCGGTGGGTCCAGAAGGACCTGGTCCCGAGAGTGGCCCGCGCCAGCGACATCGTGCTCCCGTTGTTCCTGCAGGACGCGTCCCGCGACAACGGACTGGTGGTGGTGTCGGGAGGGCCGTCCAGCGGACGTACGCGAGCCGCGTGGGAAGCTCTGCGGCAGGCGCTGGGCGACTGGTGGGTGTGGGCCCCACCGCTGATCGGACGCAGCCGGGCCGTGGTGGACGCGGTCGCCGACGACCGTATCGGCTCCCATACGGTGCTGTGGCTCGACGACCTCGACAGAATGCTGATCGGCGACGCCGGCGAGGACCTGGCACGTGCGCTGCTGAAGGTCCTGGACGACCCCGCCGTGGCGCCCGTGCTCATGCTCGCCACCGCGGAGCCGTCCCTGGCGGCGGGGAAGGCGTGGGGGCCCGCCGCACGGGTACTGATCGCCCGTGCCTCGTTCGTGCAGGCGGCCACCGGTAAGCAGGGACGGGCGGTGCCTCCCGGCGACGCCGTCTCCGCGGTCTGTGAGCGGGTCGTCGCGCGGGCCGCGGCCGCGGAACCCGGCCACAGGATCGAGACTTCCGGCCTCCTGCCCGAGCGGCTCGAGCACTTCACCGGGCGGGCGCGGGCCCTGGAGCGGCTCCACGCACTGCTGGCCGACAGGACCGTGAAACGGGGCATGGTCGCTGTGCTGACCGGTCTTCCCGGATCGGGGAAGACGGCGCTCGCCGTGGAAGCGGTCTTCCAGGCGCGCGAGCGGGGCTGGTTTCCCGGCGGAGTGCTGTGGATCGACGCGGCGGAGCAGCCCTTCACGGCGGCGGTGCTGCTGCGGGCCCTGGGCGTGCGGGCTTCCGCCGTGGAGGCCATGCTGCCCGGTGAGGCATGGCTGATGTGCTCCGCGCTGATGCATCAGGTCACCGCTGCGGGCGTCCGCCCCGCCCTGCTGGTCCTGGACGGCGTGGTGCCGGGGGACGACGCTCCGTTGAGCCGGCTGGCGCCGGGCCTGTCCGTCCTGCTCACCACGCGGTCGCAGGTGCCGTTCACCGCCGAGCTGATCACCGTTGGCCCCCTGTCCGCCGAGGAAGCCGTGAGCCTGCTGATCCGTACGGTGCCCGCCGGTCCCGAGCGCGACGGGCCGTCCGACTCCCCGCCGACCGGACTCGTGGCGCTGAGCGACCGGTGCGGACGACTGCCCCTGGCGCTGGAAGCCGCGGCGAGCATGCTGGGGACCGATCCGGCCCCCTCGGTGCCCGCGCTCGTTCTCGCACTCGACCGGGCACCGGTCCGGGCGGACGTCTTTCCCCCGGGAAGGGACTCCGTCCGAAGCGCACTCGACTGGAGCTACCGTCGGCTCTCCCCGCGGGAGGCGTCCGGCTTCCGGCTGCTGGGTCTGGTCCCGGGCGGGAGCTTCTCCGCCGTGGCGGTACTGATCCTGACCGGATCACCGCCGAACCGGCTGCTGGACCGGCTGACAGGACTGCACCTGTTGCAGCGGTCGGCACGGGACGAAGGCCGCTGGAGCATCAACAGCCTCATCCAGCAGCACGCCGCAGACCTCTATCGGCAGCACGCAGGGAGGGACGAGCGGCGTGAAGCACTGAACCGGCTCATGGGCTACTACGAGCAGTGGGCCCGTGAGGCCGACGCGTGGACCCGAGAGGCCGACGCGTGGGCCCGTGAGGCCGACGCATGGGCCCGAGCGGCACCCCGGACGCAGCGCATCGTCTTCTCGTCGCGCCAGCAGGCGGTGGCGTGGATGGAGGAGGAACGGGAGAGCCTGGTCGCGGCGGTCGACGTCTGTCTGCGCGAAGGCCTCACCCAGACAGGTCAGGCCATCGCGCTGGCGCTGTCGGAATTCCTGACCCAGACGCGTCAGTTCGACGACCTCCTTCGCGTCATGGAGGCGGTCCTGCGCGCACCCGAGGCCGAGGAAGCCGACCGGTACACGAGGACTGCGGCGCTCAACAACTTCGCCGTGGCCATGGCCACCACCGGGGACTTCGAGGCTGCCGTGACCGCGTTGCAGGACACGGGGAGTCTGAGCGGCGAGACAGGCGACCGTTCCCCCGTCCTCGCCCTGATGCTGGGAAATCTCGGCGCGACCCTGATGGTCGGGCGGCGCTATCGCGACGCCGTGCGCGTGCTCACGGGCGCGGCCGAGCGTTTCACGGAGATCGGAGACCACGCCGGTCTGATCCAGGTGCTCAGCAACCTCGGAAGCGCCCTGCTGGAGCAGGGAGAAGTGCGGGACGCACTGGCCTGCCTGGAACGCGCTCGGCTGGAGTCCTGGCGGGCTCGGCTTTCGACGCACGACCAGGCCGTTCTGCTCTCCACGCTCGGCGCCGCCCAGTTACGCGACGGCCGTACGGAAGAGGGACTGGCCACGCTGGACATGGCGGCCTTCCACGCCGGGCGGATGGGGGAAGTGGGCGGTCAGGGAACCGTGCTGGAACGCCTGGGGCGGGCGATGCTGGAGAACCACCGCTTCGACGAGGCCGGCGCCCTGTTCTCCCGAGCACGCGACCTCTACCGCAAACTGGGTGACCCGCGCAGCGAGGCGCGTGCGGGCAACAACCTCGGGCTGGCGCTGCTCGAAAGCCGGCAGGACGTGGAGGGACTTCACGAACTGGAGCGGGCCCGGGACATCCACCTGTCCGTCGGAGACGCGCTTTCGGCGGCCCAGTGCCTGAACAACATCGGTAACGCGCTGCGCCGCCAGGGCCGCCACGAGGAAGCCATCCGCACCCTGAACAAAGCCGTCGGTGAACTGCGCGAGGTCGGCGACGAGAGAGCCCTGGCCGAGGCACTGCTCAATCTGGGCTTGTCCAGCGTGGACGCGGGCGAGACGGAGAACGCCCATGCCGTGCTGCTCGACAGCGCCGCGGTCCATCAGTCGCTCGGCGACATCACCTCCCGCGCCCAGGCGCTGCACGCGCTGGGACGCATGGCCTACAACCGGAAGGACCCGCTGGCACTGGAATACCTGCGGGCCGCCACCGAAGCCTTCAGGCACGGCAGGGACGGTCCGGGGCTGGTCGACTCCCTGCTGCTGCTCAGCGATCTGCTGAACGCCACGGGCCGGCAGGAACAGGCACAGGCGGCTCTGACCGAAGCCCTGAGGGCCGAATCAGCCCTGGAGCGGGATGTTTCGGCCAGAACAGGTGAGCGTGGCTCCGCAGCGGCGGCCGCGGATCAGGAGGCGGCCGAAGGCGCCTGA
- a CDS encoding MoxR family ATPase yields the protein MDTRGDAPDAGMVYVMPDELRLAIRVALAAGRPLLLRGKPGSGKSSMAPFVAQEKSWRYYNYVVTSQTRARDLQWTFDGVRRLADAQNNRLFKSRELDVDAYVEPGPLWWAFAPESAAAHARRGAQVRRGAPQRAHAQDEYRHPEQVRNEGRKAHHSVVLIDEIDKADPDVPNGLLVPLASQEFTVAESGTRVMVEADPEALPGRPFHQHLVVITTNEERELPQAFLRRCVIAELAPPTTSEELMKIAEKHLKLRLKTDPERSDMQLAQALAHELEQVRESARRQGVREPSTAEYLDALWACRELGIKVGDDQWDAVRRLTLVKPQHLRK from the coding sequence ATGGACACGCGCGGAGACGCACCCGACGCCGGCATGGTGTACGTGATGCCCGATGAATTACGCCTCGCGATCAGGGTCGCGTTGGCGGCGGGAAGGCCGTTGCTGCTGCGAGGGAAACCCGGGTCCGGCAAGAGTTCGATGGCCCCCTTCGTGGCACAGGAGAAGTCGTGGCGCTACTACAACTACGTGGTCACTTCGCAGACGCGGGCGCGGGACCTGCAGTGGACCTTCGACGGGGTGCGGCGCCTCGCTGACGCGCAGAACAACCGCCTCTTCAAGAGCCGTGAGCTCGATGTGGACGCCTATGTCGAGCCCGGACCCCTGTGGTGGGCATTCGCGCCGGAGTCGGCCGCCGCTCACGCCCGGCGTGGTGCGCAGGTCCGGCGCGGGGCTCCTCAGCGAGCTCATGCCCAAGACGAGTACAGGCATCCCGAGCAAGTGCGGAACGAGGGCCGGAAGGCCCACCACTCCGTCGTGCTGATCGACGAGATCGACAAGGCGGACCCGGACGTGCCGAACGGCCTGCTGGTCCCGCTGGCCTCGCAGGAGTTCACGGTCGCCGAGTCCGGGACCCGGGTGATGGTCGAGGCCGACCCGGAGGCTCTGCCCGGGCGCCCCTTCCACCAGCATCTGGTGGTCATCACGACCAACGAGGAGCGGGAACTGCCCCAGGCCTTCCTGCGTCGCTGCGTGATCGCCGAGCTGGCTCCTCCGACCACGTCGGAGGAGTTGATGAAGATCGCCGAGAAGCACCTCAAACTGCGCCTCAAGACCGATCCCGAGCGGAGCGACATGCAGCTCGCACAGGCTCTGGCGCACGAACTGGAGCAAGTACGGGAATCCGCGCGCCGCCAGGGTGTCCGCGAGCCCAGCACGGCGGAGTATCTGGACGCCCTGTGGGCGTGCCGGGAACTCGGGATCAAGGTCGGCGACGACCAGTGGGACGCCGTACGCAGGCTGACCCTCGTCAAACCGCAGCATCTGCGGAAGTGA
- a CDS encoding toll/interleukin-1 receptor domain-containing protein: protein MRGGCALKIFISHGSGKDAEVVEALDIIAPELDARGYDVFKDVEKLRTGQSWSPALYEEMYLCDAAIVLLGPNTIADSDWVRRESEVLMSRRFVRSLATVLPCFLGTDKTKEARKRGFGALLTLQAELGQRVKNPLPEGEITRRIAQWVLDEFALVAGPPGDGAFFEWAKRIAAYLRVARERDPQALNEMAEALHCSTEDLLHVRASVGAEMFLAHLLFRAGEAVRLGQASPLPTAVAALRPSLGSSRSGLAAELMSSWVDPVVAADFAPGAPQCGTPVSAPLIFFRAGGSWAAEQHIRRALCNAPRAFNHRALAAGGDLPMDESDAGEELLSACLDALQEVFDIPPGFSLSPGLVEPRPGCRDYLVINGRGYAYEDIAAAVNALHQDYPWLVIIVLQHELLPAQQQLNELDMGRAVRVDFSRATEMRAYSFMRSLEDVAGIAD, encoded by the coding sequence GTGAGGGGCGGGTGTGCGCTGAAGATCTTCATCAGTCACGGCAGTGGCAAGGACGCCGAGGTCGTGGAGGCGCTGGACATCATCGCTCCTGAGCTGGACGCTCGGGGATACGACGTCTTCAAGGACGTGGAGAAGCTCCGCACGGGCCAGTCGTGGAGCCCCGCCCTGTACGAAGAGATGTATCTGTGCGATGCCGCGATCGTCCTGCTGGGACCCAACACGATCGCGGACTCGGATTGGGTGCGCCGCGAGTCCGAGGTCTTGATGTCCCGTCGTTTCGTGCGCAGCCTGGCCACGGTGCTGCCGTGTTTCCTGGGCACCGACAAGACGAAGGAAGCGAGGAAGCGGGGGTTCGGAGCGCTGCTGACCCTGCAGGCCGAGTTGGGGCAGAGGGTGAAGAATCCGCTCCCCGAAGGCGAGATCACCCGGAGGATCGCGCAGTGGGTGCTGGACGAGTTCGCTCTCGTCGCGGGCCCTCCGGGGGACGGCGCGTTCTTCGAGTGGGCCAAACGGATCGCGGCCTACCTGCGGGTCGCACGGGAGCGCGACCCGCAGGCGCTGAACGAGATGGCGGAGGCGCTGCACTGCTCGACGGAGGACCTGCTCCACGTACGGGCCAGTGTGGGAGCCGAGATGTTCCTCGCGCACTTGCTCTTCCGCGCGGGGGAGGCGGTGCGGCTCGGGCAGGCGTCCCCTCTGCCGACGGCCGTCGCGGCGTTGCGGCCGAGCCTGGGGTCGAGCCGGTCGGGTCTCGCGGCCGAACTCATGTCGTCCTGGGTCGACCCGGTCGTCGCCGCGGATTTCGCGCCCGGCGCTCCTCAGTGCGGCACCCCGGTGTCGGCTCCGCTGATCTTCTTTCGCGCCGGCGGTTCCTGGGCGGCGGAGCAGCACATCAGGCGTGCGCTCTGCAACGCGCCCCGTGCTTTCAACCACCGTGCGCTCGCCGCCGGCGGTGACCTCCCCATGGACGAGAGCGACGCGGGGGAGGAGTTGCTCTCCGCGTGCCTCGACGCACTCCAGGAGGTGTTCGACATCCCCCCGGGGTTCAGCCTTTCCCCCGGACTCGTCGAACCGCGTCCGGGCTGCCGCGACTATCTCGTCATCAATGGCCGCGGATATGCATACGAGGACATAGCCGCCGCGGTGAACGCGTTGCATCAGGACTACCCGTGGCTGGTCATCATCGTCCTCCAGCATGAACTGCTCCCTGCCCAGCAGCAGTTGAATGAACTCGATATGGGAAGAGCCGTCAGAGTCGATTTCTCCCGTGCCACCGAGATGCGCGCCTACTCGTTCATGCGAAGTCTCGAAGACGTGGCCGGAATCGCCGACTGA
- a CDS encoding transketolase: MTNTTAAPAPGRRAAPAPDFRDLPRLIALMTGAEKHAPAAHSTLDALWVLYHRVLRVTPDTVDDPGRDRFLLSKGHGPMAYYAVLAAHGFFDEGLLPGFGSYDSPLGHHPDRLLVPGAEIGSGSLGHGLPLAVGTVLGLRAQHLTDPRVWVLIGDAELDEGSNHEAIAHAGPAGLEQLHTLVIDNASATHGWPGGIASRFASAGWDALTVNGRDHEALHEAFTTPHPGRPLAVVARVEPKN, encoded by the coding sequence ATGACGAACACGACAGCCGCACCCGCCCCCGGCCGCCGGGCCGCGCCCGCCCCCGACTTCCGGGATCTGCCCCGTCTGATCGCCCTGATGACCGGGGCGGAGAAGCACGCCCCGGCCGCCCACTCCACGCTCGACGCCCTGTGGGTCCTCTATCACCGGGTGCTCCGGGTCACACCGGACACGGTCGACGATCCCGGACGGGACCGCTTCCTGCTGTCCAAGGGGCACGGGCCGATGGCCTACTACGCCGTCCTCGCCGCCCACGGCTTCTTCGACGAGGGCCTGCTGCCCGGCTTCGGGTCGTACGACTCGCCACTCGGCCACCACCCGGACCGGCTGCTGGTGCCGGGGGCGGAGATCGGCAGCGGATCCCTGGGGCACGGGCTGCCGCTCGCCGTCGGGACGGTGCTGGGCCTGCGTGCCCAGCACCTCACCGACCCCCGGGTCTGGGTCCTGATCGGCGACGCCGAGCTGGACGAGGGCAGCAACCACGAGGCCATCGCCCACGCGGGCCCCGCCGGTCTCGAACAGCTGCACACCCTCGTGATCGACAACGCGTCCGCCACCCACGGCTGGCCCGGCGGGATCGCCTCCCGCTTCGCGTCCGCCGGATGGGACGCGCTGACCGTGAACGGCCGCGACCACGAAGCCCTCCACGAGGCGTTCACCACACCCCACCCGGGCAGGCCCCTGGCCGTCGTCGCCCGCGTCGAACCCAAGAACTGA
- a CDS encoding transketolase family protein, which produces MDTMRDRFIGTASQLLDEEPRLAVVLADISADGFARARRTHPDRVINVGIREQLLVGAAAGMALTGMRPIVHTFASFLVERPFEQVKLDFGHQDVGGILVSAAGSYDWPAGGFTHMAPGDVALLDTLDGWTVHVPGHPDEAETLLREAVTGDDRVYLRLSLQENREARPVSGAHGFSVVREGRHGTVIAVGPLLDNVLAATEGLDVTVLYATTVRPFDAAGVRRAAGASAVADVVVVEPYLAGTSSAAAGDALLDLPHRVLGLGVGRAELRRYGQMEEHLTAHGLDPRGLRERISGFLRP; this is translated from the coding sequence ATGGACACCATGCGTGACCGATTCATCGGCACCGCCTCGCAGCTCCTGGACGAGGAGCCACGACTGGCCGTCGTGCTCGCCGACATCAGCGCCGACGGCTTCGCCCGCGCGCGGCGCACCCACCCGGACCGCGTGATCAACGTCGGCATCCGGGAACAGCTGCTGGTCGGAGCGGCTGCCGGTATGGCGCTGACGGGAATGCGGCCGATCGTGCACACCTTCGCCAGCTTCCTGGTCGAGCGACCGTTCGAGCAGGTCAAGCTGGACTTCGGCCACCAGGACGTCGGCGGCATCCTGGTGAGCGCCGCCGGATCGTACGACTGGCCGGCCGGAGGCTTCACCCACATGGCACCCGGCGACGTCGCCCTGCTCGACACGCTGGACGGCTGGACGGTGCACGTGCCGGGCCATCCGGACGAGGCGGAGACGCTCCTGCGGGAGGCGGTCACCGGTGACGACCGGGTGTACCTGCGCCTGTCGCTCCAGGAGAACCGGGAGGCGCGGCCGGTCAGCGGCGCCCACGGGTTCTCGGTGGTGCGCGAGGGGCGGCACGGGACGGTGATCGCCGTCGGCCCCCTGCTCGACAACGTCCTCGCCGCCACCGAGGGGCTGGACGTCACCGTGCTGTACGCGACGACGGTGCGGCCCTTCGACGCGGCGGGGGTACGCCGGGCGGCCGGAGCGTCGGCGGTCGCGGACGTGGTGGTCGTGGAGCCGTACCTCGCGGGCACCTCCTCCGCCGCGGCGGGCGACGCGCTCCTGGATCTGCCCCATCGCGTGCTGGGGCTGGGGGTGGGCCGCGCCGAGCTGCGGCGCTACGGGCAGATGGAGGAGCACCTCACGGCCCACGGCCTGGACCCCCGGGGCCTGCGGGAGCGGATCTCCGGCTTCCTGCGCCCCTGA
- a CDS encoding NAD-dependent epimerase/dehydratase family protein, translating into MTFTQPLHAVLGSGPAGTALARELVRRGHRVRLVDRSGSGPALDGVERYAADVAGPEGACDAVAGAAVVYHCVNVGYHLQVEVMPKIQEAVLAAAEAEGARLVVLDTLYPYGRTHGAVMTEDSPWNATTRKGRMRAELDARYLAAHREGRLPVVLGRSADFVGPGVLNSTLGGAVFPAALTGQPVPALGDIDLPHSYTYIDDVAAGLATLGEHPDAHGRVWHLPTAPARTTREILALVHERTGRPMELTVVAEPRPFGPFDEAFMAEYAEMFYQHTEPQILDSSAIEKAYGLTPTPLETALDATLAWYGTFLAAHR; encoded by the coding sequence ATGACCTTCACCCAGCCCCTCCATGCCGTCCTCGGCTCCGGGCCCGCCGGTACCGCCCTCGCCCGTGAGCTGGTCCGCCGAGGCCACCGGGTGCGACTGGTCGACCGGTCGGGGAGCGGCCCCGCGCTCGACGGTGTCGAGCGGTACGCCGCCGACGTCGCCGGCCCCGAAGGCGCCTGCGACGCCGTGGCCGGGGCCGCCGTCGTGTACCACTGCGTCAACGTCGGCTACCACCTCCAGGTGGAGGTCATGCCGAAGATCCAGGAGGCGGTCCTCGCGGCCGCAGAGGCGGAGGGCGCACGGCTCGTCGTACTCGACACCCTCTACCCCTACGGCCGGACGCACGGCGCGGTGATGACCGAGGACTCCCCGTGGAACGCCACCACCCGCAAGGGCCGGATGCGGGCAGAGCTGGACGCCCGCTATCTCGCCGCCCACCGCGAGGGCCGGCTCCCCGTCGTCCTCGGACGCTCCGCGGACTTCGTCGGGCCCGGGGTCCTCAACTCCACGCTCGGCGGGGCCGTCTTCCCGGCCGCGCTCACCGGGCAGCCCGTCCCCGCTCTCGGCGACATCGACCTGCCGCACAGCTACACGTACATCGACGACGTCGCGGCCGGTCTCGCCACCCTCGGCGAACACCCGGACGCCCACGGCCGCGTCTGGCACCTGCCCACCGCGCCGGCCCGCACCACCCGGGAGATCCTCGCCCTCGTCCACGAGCGCACCGGCCGGCCGATGGAGCTCACCGTCGTGGCCGAACCCCGCCCCTTCGGCCCGTTCGACGAGGCGTTCATGGCGGAGTACGCCGAGATGTTCTACCAGCACACCGAACCGCAGATCCTCGACTCCTCGGCCATCGAGAAGGCCTACGGGCTCACCCCCACCCCGCTGGAGACGGCGCTGGACGCCACCCTCGCCTGGTACGGGACGTTCCTCGCCGCCCACCGGTGA
- a CDS encoding GAF domain-containing protein — translation MTSFATGRMLLTPTDRHGPARAERLRELDLGERPDASYDSFDAFADKVAEATATPFSMVNFIDENRQFFAGLHTPAGNRGGQDLGSAAAGSNRSGRYLARDHGYCPHVLVRRKALVLDDVCDYPRFAGNPVVDDIGIRSYLGAPLIDRTGIALGTVCAVDTVPRPWGRAGLDTIKSLAHELVRQIDDREGHRTV, via the coding sequence GTGACATCCTTCGCCACCGGCCGGATGCTCCTCACGCCCACCGACCGGCACGGCCCGGCGCGCGCCGAGCGGCTGCGCGAACTGGACCTCGGTGAACGTCCCGACGCCTCCTACGACAGCTTCGACGCCTTCGCCGACAAGGTCGCCGAAGCCACCGCCACCCCCTTCTCGATGGTCAACTTCATCGACGAGAACCGGCAGTTCTTCGCAGGACTGCACACGCCGGCGGGCAACCGCGGCGGCCAGGACCTCGGTTCGGCCGCGGCGGGCAGCAACCGCAGCGGCCGCTACCTGGCCCGCGACCACGGCTACTGCCCGCACGTCCTCGTCCGGCGCAAGGCCCTCGTCCTCGACGACGTCTGCGACTACCCGCGCTTCGCGGGCAATCCCGTGGTGGACGACATAGGCATCCGCTCCTACCTCGGGGCGCCGCTGATCGACCGCACCGGCATCGCGCTGGGCACCGTCTGTGCCGTCGACACCGTGCCGCGCCCCTGGGGGCGGGCCGGCCTCGACACCATCAAGTCGCTCGCCCATGAACTCGTCCGCCAGATCGACGACCGGGAGGGGCACCGCACCGTCTGA
- a CDS encoding ATP/GTP-binding protein has product MAYDDSSDRTGTAEFFPVALKVLVAGGFGVGKTTFVGAVSEIAPLSTEELLTQSSVGTDNLEGVESKTATTVAMDFGRITLSEQHVLYLFGTPGQERFWFMWDELSQGALGAVVLADTRRLAECFGAVDFFERRGIGFIVAVNEFDGAYRYEPDEIRAALDLGPEVPVVLCDARIASSGTGALVTLVQHLINATSAPAPLQTFGAHP; this is encoded by the coding sequence ATGGCTTACGACGACAGCTCTGACCGCACCGGAACCGCCGAGTTCTTCCCCGTGGCCCTCAAGGTTCTGGTCGCCGGAGGATTCGGCGTCGGCAAGACGACGTTCGTGGGCGCGGTCAGCGAGATCGCCCCGCTGTCCACCGAGGAGTTGCTGACCCAGAGCAGTGTCGGGACGGACAACCTGGAAGGGGTCGAGTCCAAGACGGCCACCACCGTCGCCATGGACTTCGGCCGGATCACCCTCTCCGAACAGCACGTCCTCTATCTGTTCGGCACACCGGGCCAGGAACGCTTCTGGTTCATGTGGGACGAGCTCTCCCAGGGCGCGCTCGGAGCGGTGGTGCTGGCCGACACCCGGCGCCTGGCCGAATGTTTCGGAGCGGTCGACTTCTTCGAACGGCGCGGCATCGGATTCATCGTCGCCGTCAACGAGTTCGACGGCGCCTACCGCTACGAGCCGGACGAGATCCGCGCCGCGCTCGATCTCGGGCCCGAGGTGCCCGTCGTCCTGTGCGACGCCAGGATCGCCAGCTCCGGCACGGGTGCCCTCGTCACCCTGGTCCAGCACCTCATCAACGCCACCTCGGCGCCCGCCCCACTCCAGACCTTCGGAGCCCACCCGTGA
- a CDS encoding DUF742 domain-containing protein, which produces MPAPQDGPLLDDAAGRLIRPYTISNGRTRPSTAFDLLSLIMATGIEPDIPLGPEHTVALGLCDGPMSVAEIAAHLRLPAVVAKVILSDLVACGAVTAHAPAFHDMPTDRSLLEAVLDGLRRQL; this is translated from the coding sequence GTGCCGGCCCCGCAGGACGGGCCCCTGCTCGACGACGCGGCCGGCCGGCTGATCCGCCCGTACACGATCAGCAACGGCCGGACCCGGCCGTCCACCGCGTTCGACCTGCTGTCCCTGATCATGGCCACGGGCATCGAGCCGGACATCCCGCTCGGCCCGGAACACACCGTCGCCCTCGGCCTGTGCGACGGGCCGATGTCCGTCGCCGAGATCGCCGCACACCTCCGGCTGCCCGCAGTCGTCGCCAAGGTCATCCTCTCCGACCTGGTCGCCTGCGGCGCGGTCACCGCGCACGCTCCCGCTTTCCACGACATGCCCACCGACCGATCCCTGCTGGAGGCAGTGCTCGATGGCTTACGACGACAGCTCTGA